The proteins below are encoded in one region of Sphingobacterium sp. R2:
- a CDS encoding glycoside hydrolase family 28 protein: protein MKLNWIISLVVVVMGMQGCRSIPVEKQLDNILLRADQVGAGEMPLEPEKIQSPFTAWKVQRPTFPMRHDTAGPAENIQAKLDQLAAQGGGTLVLKGHHYTGRITLKSHINLKLGEGSVLEFKHEINDFLPVVFTRNEGVELYSLGACIYANGAENIAITGSGRIIGPGEGSVRNKTMTHDVIENIVDSNTPVEQRIYDGKTADFIFPPALIAPINCKSVWIEGVSLERTAFWNIVPTYCEDVVIRGVRIQSIGIPRGDGIDIESCNRVLLEYCTLNTGDDCIAVKAGRGFDGLRVNRPSENIVVRYCFSEKGHGGLTIGSETAGMAKQVYVHDCVFGKTNVGIRFKTRRPRGGGGSDIHFERIRMQEVESALRWDMLGQAQHVGNQASRDFEVQKNALTPRFANIQIKDIYIDAAKNCIKIEGIPESVLENVSIDRVFGRGDRYLSIKDAKNIKIKNSVFLCKDTSISTTNVLGLIQDRVRVITESP from the coding sequence ATGAAATTAAACTGGATAATATCGCTTGTAGTGGTAGTAATGGGCATGCAGGGATGTCGAAGTATTCCGGTTGAAAAACAGCTGGATAATATCCTGTTACGTGCCGATCAGGTAGGAGCGGGAGAGATGCCTCTTGAGCCAGAGAAGATACAATCCCCTTTTACGGCATGGAAGGTCCAGCGGCCGACATTTCCGATGCGACATGATACTGCAGGGCCTGCTGAAAATATACAGGCTAAGCTCGATCAGCTTGCGGCACAGGGGGGAGGTACGTTAGTACTGAAAGGACATCACTATACAGGACGGATTACGCTAAAATCCCATATTAATTTAAAATTGGGTGAAGGTTCCGTTTTGGAATTTAAGCATGAAATCAATGATTTTCTGCCTGTGGTGTTTACACGGAACGAAGGAGTAGAATTATATAGCTTGGGGGCTTGTATTTATGCCAATGGGGCAGAAAACATTGCCATCACGGGATCAGGTAGAATTATTGGCCCCGGTGAAGGCAGCGTCCGGAATAAAACCATGACGCATGACGTCATTGAAAATATTGTCGATAGTAATACGCCTGTTGAGCAGCGGATCTACGATGGAAAGACCGCAGATTTCATCTTCCCACCGGCACTCATTGCGCCTATTAACTGCAAAAGTGTCTGGATTGAAGGTGTATCGCTCGAGCGTACTGCTTTTTGGAATATCGTGCCCACGTATTGTGAGGATGTCGTGATCCGTGGGGTACGTATACAGTCAATTGGTATACCACGTGGGGATGGGATCGATATTGAATCATGCAACCGCGTGCTTTTGGAGTACTGTACCCTAAATACTGGAGACGATTGTATTGCCGTAAAAGCAGGACGTGGGTTCGACGGACTACGGGTAAATAGACCTTCGGAAAATATAGTTGTTCGCTATTGCTTTTCCGAAAAAGGTCATGGTGGATTGACGATCGGTAGCGAGACTGCCGGCATGGCCAAGCAGGTGTATGTCCATGATTGTGTGTTTGGAAAAACCAATGTTGGCATCCGTTTTAAGACCAGAAGGCCACGCGGTGGTGGCGGATCTGATATTCACTTTGAGCGTATCCGGATGCAGGAGGTGGAATCAGCTTTACGCTGGGATATGCTGGGACAAGCCCAACATGTGGGCAATCAGGCTAGCCGTGATTTCGAAGTTCAAAAGAACGCTCTGACACCACGTTTCGCGAATATCCAAATAAAGGATATCTATATTGATGCAGCTAAAAATTGTATTAAGATCGAAGGTATTCCAGAGTCTGTTTTGGAAAACGTATCTATTGATCGTGTTTTTGGACGCGGAGACCGGTATCTGTCGATTAAAGATGCTAAAAATATCAAGATTAAAAACAGTGTTTTTTTGTGTAAAGATACCAGTATCTCAACAACCAATGTTTTGGGACTGATACAAGATCGCGTGCGTGTCATCACGGAATCGCCCTAA
- a CDS encoding sugar phosphate isomerase/epimerase family protein — translation MMNRKKFIGNTLALIGVAALPSVLFAAQKQRYNVAVIDLMILKRQKLSAFDLAKEIGADGLEVDMGGLGNRVTFDSKLGDPAQRKAFLDKAKETGITICSLAMTGFYAQSFATRPTYQQMVGDCLDTCQKMGVKVAFLPLGVTCDLVKYPELRPAIVERLRVVGEMAKKAGVVIGIETALDAKGEVGLLKEVGSKHIQIYFNFSNPLKEGRDLIQELTILGKKRICQIHCTDEDGVWLENNKRLNMPLVKQTLDRMGWRGWLVIERSRDANLSPRAVKENFGANTRYVKQVFQ, via the coding sequence ATGATGAACCGAAAAAAATTTATAGGCAATACCTTGGCCTTAATTGGTGTAGCAGCACTGCCTTCTGTTCTCTTTGCAGCACAAAAGCAGCGTTACAATGTTGCCGTAATCGATCTGATGATATTAAAGCGGCAAAAACTAAGTGCATTTGACCTGGCAAAAGAAATAGGAGCGGATGGGTTGGAGGTAGATATGGGCGGACTGGGCAACCGGGTTACTTTTGACAGTAAGTTAGGTGATCCTGCGCAACGGAAGGCCTTTCTTGACAAAGCAAAGGAAACCGGAATAACGATCTGTTCGTTGGCCATGACTGGCTTTTATGCACAGTCTTTTGCCACACGGCCGACTTATCAGCAGATGGTAGGGGATTGTTTGGACACTTGTCAGAAAATGGGCGTTAAAGTGGCTTTTTTGCCTTTGGGCGTAACGTGCGATTTGGTTAAGTATCCTGAGTTGCGACCTGCTATCGTGGAGCGTCTTCGTGTGGTTGGCGAGATGGCAAAAAAGGCCGGTGTGGTGATCGGAATTGAAACAGCTTTGGACGCGAAAGGCGAAGTCGGTCTTTTAAAAGAAGTTGGTTCCAAACATATCCAAATCTATTTTAATTTTTCCAATCCGTTGAAAGAAGGGCGTGATCTGATTCAGGAGCTGACTATTTTAGGAAAGAAGCGGATCTGTCAGATACATTGTACGGATGAGGATGGTGTCTGGCTCGAAAATAATAAACGACTAAATATGCCCCTGGTAAAACAAACCTTGGATCGTATGGGCTGGCGCGGTTGGCTCGTGATCGAGCGATCTCGCGATGCTAATCTATCACCACGTGCCGTCAAAGAAAATTTTGGTGCAAATACACGTTACGTAAAACAGGTGTTTCAATGA
- a CDS encoding S9 family peptidase, with translation MSKKKNKLIFTLCLCVVSLMVKGQDSLMNYEHKFKQPLEKVLAIMQERYQVKIKYDPLMVKNIIVEYAPWKLRADLGGTEINLLYPSGFKLQEEAKPNTYKLKSYEYYRWKPQEGWDFLNLLSKKYTDQASWEKRKDQLRVALRQAMYWDKLKSIPNQPIQLGKVRRYADYQVQNFALEIIPGVYINGSIYTPLKQKKNIPVVLSPDGHWPQQRYRSDAQKRFITLARMGCMAVSYDLFAWGESLLQFAGSDHRSSEAMLMQTWGAERILDYVMSLPQVDRSRVGISGGSGGGSHSILMAALDDRFTLVAPVVAMSSYFFGGCPCESGLPVHFVCGGTNNVELAAMTAPKPQLIISDGQDWTKETAINDFPYLQHIYGYYGQQNQVQHTHFPDEGHDFGYNKRQALYKFLTDHFQLDQSKAADIIAETGIQIEPEELLYSFGKKGEDLPKNAIRGMEQLKVVLKSYQIEL, from the coding sequence ATGTCAAAGAAGAAGAATAAGCTCATTTTCACCTTATGCCTGTGTGTCGTTTCGCTTATGGTGAAAGGTCAAGACAGCTTAATGAATTATGAGCATAAATTTAAGCAACCGCTAGAAAAAGTTCTGGCGATAATGCAGGAGCGCTATCAGGTCAAGATCAAATATGATCCACTGATGGTCAAGAACATTATAGTGGAGTATGCTCCTTGGAAGTTGAGAGCAGATCTTGGCGGTACAGAAATCAATTTGCTGTATCCTTCGGGTTTTAAACTGCAAGAGGAAGCAAAGCCTAATACGTATAAATTAAAATCATACGAGTATTACCGCTGGAAACCACAGGAAGGCTGGGATTTTCTGAACCTCTTGTCTAAAAAATATACAGATCAGGCAAGTTGGGAAAAGAGAAAAGATCAATTGCGTGTTGCGTTGAGACAAGCGATGTACTGGGATAAGCTGAAAAGTATACCGAATCAACCCATTCAATTAGGCAAGGTACGTCGCTATGCGGACTACCAGGTTCAGAATTTTGCCTTAGAAATTATACCAGGGGTCTATATCAATGGCAGTATCTATACGCCGCTCAAACAGAAGAAAAATATCCCAGTTGTGCTTTCTCCAGATGGTCATTGGCCACAGCAGCGCTACCGTTCGGATGCGCAAAAGAGATTTATCACCTTAGCTCGAATGGGATGTATGGCAGTAAGCTATGACCTATTTGCCTGGGGCGAGTCTTTATTGCAGTTTGCTGGTTCAGATCATCGCAGCAGTGAGGCGATGTTAATGCAGACCTGGGGCGCCGAGCGCATTTTAGACTATGTTATGAGCCTGCCACAAGTCGATCGGAGCAGGGTAGGTATCAGTGGTGGATCAGGTGGAGGTAGTCACAGTATTTTAATGGCCGCCTTGGACGATCGTTTTACTTTGGTCGCCCCTGTCGTGGCGATGTCATCCTACTTCTTTGGTGGATGCCCCTGTGAGAGTGGACTGCCCGTGCATTTTGTCTGTGGTGGTACCAATAATGTCGAACTGGCTGCGATGACAGCGCCCAAACCACAGCTGATCATCTCCGATGGGCAGGATTGGACGAAGGAGACCGCAATCAACGATTTTCCGTACCTGCAACATATTTACGGTTATTATGGGCAGCAAAATCAGGTGCAACATACACATTTTCCTGATGAAGGCCATGATTTTGGCTATAACAAAAGGCAGGCACTCTACAAATTCCTAACAGATCATTTTCAATTGGATCAATCTAAAGCTGCCGATATCATCGCGGAGACCGGTATTCAGATCGAGCCTGAAGAATTATTATACAGTTTCGGAAAGAAAGGTGAAGACTTACCAAAGAACGCCATTCGTGGGATGGAACAATTGAAAGTAGTATTAAAATCATATCAGATTGAACTATGA
- a CDS encoding exo-alpha-sialidase, producing the protein MKIKIKLATALLFLYSLCSYGQNPTLKEWQKGVIKDEFIYDTASFPSCHSATMAETDQGLVYAFFGGTKERHPDVEIYVSRFENGNWLAPVSAADGVQPDGKRLPTWNPVLYQIPNGDLLLFYKIGPKPSEWWGMLKRSKDGGKTWSAAERLPDGFIGPVKNKPVLLQNGTLLSPSSTEGNGWNVHFEASSDFGKTWRKIGPIARGADNLDAIQPSILDHGNGRLQILARTRNRAVVTSWSKDWGEHWTPLEKTTLPNNNSGTDAVTLSDGRHVLVYNHVLPEGNLAKGARTPLNVAFSKNGKDWQAALVLEDSPISQYSYPAVIQTKDGLLHFGYTWRRKKMKHVVVDPKKVKLIPIKDGIWPIKKGYKKPDPNVYVKEEE; encoded by the coding sequence ATGAAGATAAAGATTAAATTAGCAACAGCCCTATTGTTTTTATATTCCTTGTGTTCTTACGGACAAAATCCGACATTAAAAGAATGGCAAAAAGGAGTCATAAAAGATGAGTTTATTTATGATACAGCATCTTTCCCTTCCTGTCATTCGGCTACCATGGCAGAGACCGATCAAGGCCTAGTATATGCCTTTTTTGGTGGAACGAAAGAACGTCATCCCGATGTGGAAATCTATGTGAGTAGATTTGAAAACGGCAACTGGTTAGCGCCAGTGTCGGCAGCGGATGGTGTACAGCCAGATGGCAAGCGCTTGCCGACCTGGAACCCAGTTTTATATCAAATACCCAACGGAGATCTCTTGTTATTCTATAAAATTGGGCCCAAACCATCGGAATGGTGGGGCATGCTCAAACGCTCCAAAGATGGCGGAAAGACTTGGTCTGCTGCCGAACGATTGCCCGATGGCTTTATTGGACCTGTGAAAAACAAACCTGTTCTTTTGCAAAATGGCACCTTGCTGAGTCCTTCAAGCACGGAAGGAAATGGCTGGAACGTACATTTTGAAGCGAGTTCGGATTTCGGTAAGACCTGGCGCAAGATAGGTCCAATCGCCCGTGGTGCAGATAATCTGGACGCCATACAACCGAGCATACTTGACCACGGAAATGGCCGGTTGCAAATATTAGCGCGCACACGCAACCGTGCGGTTGTGACATCCTGGTCAAAGGACTGGGGTGAGCACTGGACCCCACTGGAAAAAACGACGCTCCCCAATAATAATTCGGGTACAGATGCCGTAACGCTAAGTGACGGACGGCATGTATTGGTGTATAACCACGTGCTTCCGGAAGGTAACTTAGCTAAAGGCGCACGTACCCCATTAAATGTTGCCTTTTCCAAAAATGGCAAGGACTGGCAGGCTGCGCTTGTTCTTGAGGATTCGCCAATCAGCCAGTATTCTTATCCCGCAGTGATTCAAACTAAAGATGGGCTATTGCATTTTGGCTACACCTGGCGTAGAAAGAAAATGAAACATGTCGTCGTAGATCCGAAGAAAGTGAAGTTAATCCCGATCAAGGATGGCATATGGCCAATAAAAAAGGGATATAAAAAACCAGATCCTAATGTATATGTCAAAGAAGAAGAATAA
- a CDS encoding family 78 glycoside hydrolase catalytic domain, translating into MKANTLASFLSMFLSILWHQATAQITVANLRTELRSNPIGIDVIAPRLSWQLQGSERSIRQEAYQVLVASSQEKLDQNIGDFWDSGKQVSNNSTYVIYAGSALQSRMEVFWKVKVYTNKGESSWSEPAVWTMGLLHYKDWTGRWIGFDQYFPSDNEKTSQLAARYFRKEFTTTKQIKRATAYVMGLGLYELYIDGKKIGDQVLAPVPTDYTKNIKYNVLDVTKSLSQGKHALGVILGNGRFYAMRQAKPYKVKTFGFPKLQMQLMLTYTDGSTEVIKTDDSWKGTAEGPITANNEYDGENYDARKELTGWANPDYDDNTWLKAAFVQEPGGNYEAQSEGMKVMQDIAPVSIVKKSEGKYILDFGQNFSGWIKMTVTGTRGTAVTLRFAESLTEDGELFTTNLRDAKATDHYILKGGGKETWEPRFTYHGFRYVEVSGYPGVASKDNFVGRFVYDDIPDAGTFVSSNTLINRIHQNAWWGIASNYKGIPVDCPQRNERQPWLGDRPVSAYGENFLFDNANFYTKWLEDIRLSQKEDGALPDVAPAFWRYYSDNISWPGTYLFIADMLYQQTGDLRILEKHYPAMKKWMDYMQARYTGPGGIITKDSYGDWCFPPITIEAGRGKIADKKYPSALIATSYYYHLLQMMNRFSVLVGNGQDQANFLDRAAKMRVAFNAAFYRDAGYYGSNSLTDNLLPMYLGLVEDANREKLSNRIVEIVEKENQGHLSTGLIGTQWIMRTLTKIGRVDLAYKIATNKTYPSWGYMVENGATTIWELWNGNTAHPKMNSQNHVMMLGDLLVWLYEDLAGIKSKEHAFQTVVMKPQVVAGLDHVDASYKSVYGTIQSSWSKSKSAFEWKISIPANTRAEIYLPTTELSTILESNRKLKNDKDVQILRQEKSGTWFVIGSGHYQFKIKL; encoded by the coding sequence ATGAAAGCTAATACTCTTGCATCCTTTTTATCCATGTTCTTGTCGATCTTGTGGCATCAGGCTACAGCGCAGATCACTGTTGCAAACCTGCGGACTGAATTACGTTCGAATCCGATCGGTATAGATGTCATTGCTCCAAGACTGAGCTGGCAATTGCAGGGCAGTGAGCGGTCTATCCGACAAGAAGCCTATCAGGTACTTGTCGCTTCCTCACAAGAAAAACTGGATCAGAATATCGGCGATTTTTGGGATTCTGGGAAACAGGTTTCGAATAATTCCACGTATGTTATTTATGCAGGCAGCGCTCTGCAGAGCCGCATGGAAGTGTTCTGGAAAGTAAAAGTGTATACGAATAAGGGTGAAAGTAGCTGGTCTGAGCCGGCGGTTTGGACTATGGGGCTGCTGCATTACAAAGATTGGACAGGACGCTGGATTGGTTTTGATCAGTATTTCCCATCAGACAATGAAAAGACTAGTCAATTGGCTGCCCGTTATTTCAGAAAGGAATTTACAACAACCAAACAGATTAAGCGGGCTACAGCCTATGTGATGGGGCTAGGACTTTATGAATTATATATTGACGGCAAGAAGATAGGCGATCAAGTACTGGCTCCAGTGCCTACGGATTATACAAAGAACATTAAGTATAATGTTTTGGATGTAACAAAATCACTTTCGCAGGGTAAACATGCGCTTGGTGTCATTTTAGGAAATGGCCGCTTTTATGCCATGCGTCAAGCAAAACCTTATAAAGTAAAAACCTTTGGATTCCCCAAATTGCAGATGCAGCTTATGTTGACCTATACGGATGGCTCAACGGAAGTCATTAAGACCGATGATTCGTGGAAAGGAACGGCCGAAGGACCCATAACGGCAAATAACGAATATGACGGTGAGAATTATGATGCCAGAAAGGAGCTAACGGGCTGGGCAAATCCGGATTATGACGATAACACATGGTTAAAGGCTGCTTTTGTGCAGGAGCCCGGTGGCAATTATGAAGCGCAGTCGGAAGGTATGAAGGTTATGCAAGATATTGCACCAGTTTCGATTGTCAAAAAGTCCGAAGGAAAATACATCCTTGATTTCGGACAGAATTTCTCGGGTTGGATAAAGATGACGGTGACTGGTACGCGTGGAACAGCGGTGACACTCCGTTTTGCAGAATCTTTGACGGAAGACGGCGAGTTATTTACAACCAATCTGCGCGATGCCAAAGCAACGGATCATTATATATTAAAAGGTGGCGGAAAAGAAACCTGGGAACCGCGGTTTACCTACCATGGATTTCGTTATGTGGAAGTCAGCGGTTATCCGGGTGTAGCTTCAAAAGATAATTTTGTTGGACGTTTTGTCTACGACGATATACCCGATGCGGGAACTTTTGTGTCTTCCAACACACTCATCAATCGGATCCATCAGAATGCTTGGTGGGGGATCGCCTCAAACTACAAAGGTATACCGGTAGATTGTCCTCAACGCAATGAGCGTCAGCCTTGGTTGGGTGACCGTCCAGTCAGTGCATACGGTGAGAACTTCCTCTTTGATAACGCCAATTTTTATACTAAATGGCTCGAAGATATTCGGCTGTCCCAAAAGGAGGATGGCGCGTTACCGGATGTTGCACCAGCCTTCTGGCGCTACTATAGTGATAATATCAGCTGGCCAGGAACATACCTATTTATCGCCGATATGCTCTATCAGCAGACTGGCGATCTGCGCATTTTGGAAAAACATTATCCGGCCATGAAAAAATGGATGGATTATATGCAGGCTCGTTATACAGGCCCGGGTGGTATCATTACTAAGGACAGTTATGGAGATTGGTGTTTCCCACCGATAACCATTGAAGCCGGAAGAGGAAAGATTGCCGATAAAAAATATCCAAGCGCATTGATCGCAACATCTTATTACTATCATTTGCTGCAAATGATGAACCGATTTAGTGTCCTCGTCGGCAACGGACAGGATCAAGCTAACTTTTTGGATCGTGCAGCGAAGATGAGAGTAGCATTTAATGCCGCGTTCTATCGCGATGCAGGCTATTATGGTAGTAATTCATTGACCGATAACCTACTACCAATGTATTTGGGATTGGTAGAGGATGCGAATAGAGAAAAGCTCAGTAATCGGATCGTTGAGATTGTCGAAAAAGAAAATCAGGGGCATCTGAGTACAGGACTTATCGGAACACAATGGATTATGCGCACGCTTACCAAAATAGGTCGTGTGGATCTTGCCTATAAAATTGCAACCAATAAGACCTATCCTTCTTGGGGTTACATGGTAGAAAATGGGGCCACAACAATTTGGGAGTTGTGGAATGGGAATACTGCCCATCCCAAAATGAACTCACAAAATCATGTGATGATGTTGGGCGATCTCTTGGTATGGCTCTATGAGGATCTGGCGGGCATCAAATCAAAGGAGCATGCTTTTCAGACTGTTGTCATGAAACCGCAGGTCGTAGCAGGATTGGATCATGTGGATGCAAGCTATAAAAGTGTTTATGGAACCATTCAATCCAGTTGGAGCAAAAGCAAATCGGCTTTCGAATGGAAGATTTCTATTCCGGCCAATACCAGAGCAGAGATCTATCTGCCTACGACAGAACTGTCCACGATTCTGGAAAGCAACCGAAAATTAAAAAACGATAAAGATGTTCAGATTCTACGACAGGAAAAATCAGGCACTTGGTTCGTTATTGGATCTGGACATTACCAATTCAAAATTAAACTATAA
- a CDS encoding glycoside hydrolase family 2 protein, producing MNLKTKIALSLLFFGTMGLQVSAQKTASQYLSGTGKDDGVLWDFYVTEGLNAGKWTKIPVPSNWEQQGFGKYNYGFNKEADKGKEVGHYKYSFNVSDDWKNKQVRIVFEGSMTDTEVKINGKLAGAIHQGSYYVFKYDITKLLKFGEENLLEVNVAKHSANKSVNAAEREGDFWIFGGIFRPVYLEALPQHHIERVSLDAKADGTFLAKIKTVGEADEITVQLFDAKGRKFGKQLKAKLSDKNNWLEGQFSAPQLWSAEFPNLYTAQFTLSKNGKVQHQLEQKFGFRTIEVKERDGVYVNGVKVRFKGVNRHAFVPESGRTTSKEVSIADVKLMKEMNMNAVRMAHYPPDNHFLAVCDSLGLYVMNEIAGWHGHYDKEIGTKLLREMMAVSENNPSVVFWANGNEGGHNPDFDPIFAEEDVQKRAVIYPWAVHDGFETTHYREYNYGIGTYDHGHNIIMPTEFLHGMYDGGHGAGLEDYWKAMLANPLAAGGFLWDFRDQGIVRTDKGGIIDTDGNRGPDGIIGPHGEKEGSFFTIKEVWSPIFFEKREMTKGFDGSFHIENRYSFTNINQCSFSYELKKLGGYDEAKETKNGTIVAPNIRPGEKGILKVDFPTGWEDFDVLYITAKDAHQQELFTWSFPITLPNQVAGSLLKPNGTGEIVVQETPNTYLVKANGIRYQINKTSGLLEQVQNAKGIIPVKNGPVLQEAVTNYKNFKLSREDGKVIIASTFDKKNSYNTLRWEILASGQLKMHVQYFPESYFTRFVGVNFDFPEDQIEGVEYRGMGPYRVWKNRMKGNQFGVWKKKYNNTATGESPFEYPEFKGYHANMYWTKFIGKDQSFRVFTDREDVFLRLYTPKEQQDTEWKNMEPTFPKGDISFMNGISAIGTKTQKPETTGPMGMKHVYYDFEKEPARALHMVLYFDFEN from the coding sequence ATGAACTTGAAAACAAAAATAGCGTTATCCTTACTTTTTTTTGGGACTATGGGATTGCAGGTATCCGCCCAAAAAACAGCGAGCCAGTACCTCTCTGGAACAGGAAAGGATGATGGTGTGTTATGGGATTTTTATGTGACCGAAGGCTTGAACGCTGGGAAATGGACTAAAATACCAGTTCCCTCCAACTGGGAACAACAAGGCTTCGGGAAATATAATTACGGGTTCAATAAAGAGGCTGATAAAGGCAAAGAGGTCGGTCACTATAAATATAGCTTTAACGTATCCGATGACTGGAAAAATAAGCAGGTTCGGATAGTTTTTGAAGGATCTATGACTGATACCGAAGTCAAGATCAATGGTAAGCTGGCCGGCGCCATCCATCAGGGATCATATTATGTTTTCAAATACGATATTACGAAACTATTGAAGTTTGGCGAAGAAAATCTATTGGAAGTCAATGTCGCTAAACATTCGGCAAACAAGTCGGTGAATGCGGCGGAACGGGAAGGTGATTTCTGGATTTTCGGTGGGATTTTTAGGCCGGTCTATTTAGAGGCCCTGCCCCAGCATCATATTGAACGTGTTTCGTTGGACGCAAAGGCTGACGGAACATTCCTAGCCAAAATAAAGACGGTGGGAGAAGCCGATGAAATTACCGTTCAACTATTTGACGCCAAAGGAAGGAAGTTTGGAAAACAGCTGAAAGCAAAGCTGTCAGACAAAAATAACTGGCTCGAGGGACAGTTTTCAGCGCCGCAATTATGGTCTGCCGAATTTCCAAACTTATATACAGCACAATTTACCTTGTCGAAAAATGGTAAGGTACAGCATCAGCTGGAGCAAAAATTTGGTTTTCGAACCATAGAAGTGAAAGAACGTGATGGTGTTTATGTCAATGGCGTAAAGGTTCGATTTAAAGGGGTCAATCGGCATGCGTTCGTTCCGGAATCGGGGCGGACGACGAGTAAGGAAGTTAGTATTGCCGATGTGAAGCTCATGAAGGAAATGAATATGAATGCTGTTCGGATGGCCCATTATCCGCCAGACAATCATTTTTTGGCTGTCTGTGATTCATTGGGTTTATATGTCATGAACGAGATAGCGGGCTGGCACGGACACTACGATAAGGAAATCGGTACCAAATTATTGCGGGAGATGATGGCGGTATCCGAAAATAATCCGTCCGTTGTTTTCTGGGCAAATGGCAATGAAGGTGGGCATAATCCGGATTTCGATCCCATCTTCGCAGAGGAGGATGTTCAAAAACGTGCCGTGATTTATCCTTGGGCCGTACATGATGGTTTTGAAACAACTCATTACCGGGAATATAATTATGGTATTGGTACCTATGATCATGGGCATAATATTATTATGCCGACGGAATTTTTGCATGGCATGTACGATGGCGGACATGGTGCCGGATTGGAGGATTATTGGAAAGCGATGCTTGCCAATCCCCTTGCTGCGGGCGGTTTTCTTTGGGATTTTCGTGATCAGGGCATCGTCAGGACGGATAAAGGTGGTATCATAGATACTGACGGAAATCGTGGCCCAGATGGTATTATTGGTCCACACGGCGAAAAGGAAGGAAGCTTCTTTACCATTAAAGAAGTATGGAGTCCTATCTTCTTTGAAAAACGAGAAATGACCAAAGGATTTGATGGTTCGTTCCATATTGAAAATAGATATTCTTTTACCAATATTAATCAGTGTTCATTTTCGTACGAACTCAAAAAGTTGGGTGGTTATGATGAAGCGAAAGAAACAAAAAACGGAACGATTGTCGCACCCAATATCCGCCCTGGTGAGAAAGGAATCTTAAAAGTTGATTTCCCTACAGGTTGGGAGGACTTCGATGTTTTATATATTACTGCAAAAGATGCGCATCAACAGGAACTTTTTACCTGGAGTTTTCCAATTACATTGCCGAATCAGGTGGCAGGTAGTCTCCTGAAACCAAATGGAACAGGGGAGATTGTCGTACAGGAGACCCCGAATACGTATCTGGTAAAAGCAAATGGCATTCGCTATCAAATCAATAAGACAAGCGGATTACTGGAGCAGGTTCAAAATGCCAAAGGAATAATTCCTGTCAAAAACGGACCGGTTTTGCAGGAAGCGGTGACAAATTATAAGAATTTCAAATTGAGCCGTGAGGATGGAAAGGTGATTATCGCATCTACTTTTGATAAAAAAAATAGTTACAATACCTTGCGTTGGGAAATCCTTGCTTCGGGACAGTTGAAGATGCATGTTCAATATTTTCCTGAAAGTTATTTTACACGTTTTGTTGGGGTGAATTTCGATTTTCCAGAAGATCAAATCGAAGGTGTTGAGTATCGGGGAATGGGCCCTTATCGGGTTTGGAAAAACCGGATGAAAGGGAATCAGTTTGGCGTGTGGAAAAAGAAGTACAATAACACGGCAACGGGCGAATCGCCATTCGAATATCCCGAATTTAAAGGGTACCATGCCAATATGTACTGGACCAAATTTATCGGAAAGGATCAAAGTTTCCGCGTGTTTACCGATCGGGAGGATGTGTTTTTGCGTTTATATACGCCAAAAGAACAGCAAGATACCGAATGGAAAAACATGGAACCTACTTTTCCGAAAGGCGATATTTCTTTTATGAATGGTATTTCAGCCATCGGCACGAAAACACAAAAGCCAGAAACGACCGGGCCTATGGGCATGAAGCACGTTTACTACGATTTTGAGAAGGAGCCAGCTCGGGCTTTGCATATGGTACTTTATTTTGATTTTGAAAACTAA